TCCGGTGCGGCCAAGGGAGAACCGAGCGCATGGTCAAGCCAGTATTTAAAACGGTGAGCCGAGCATTATCCCAAAATTTATCGAAGTGCGATACCCGCTCTTGAGCTGGCGGATAGTAGACCGCTATTGGTATGCTGCGCAGCCTAATCCCCGCCCACGCTGACTTGACCAGCACTTCGATTTCAAAAGCATACCGGCTTTGCTGAAAGCGGAGGTGTTCAAAAAGTATCAAAGGATACGCACGGAAACCACTTTGCGTATCCGTAAGGGCTTTTCCGGTCTGGAGGCGGAGCCAGAAGTTTGAAAAGCTGCGGCCAAATTTCGAAGATTCGGGCACATTAGGGGAGTCGAAATCACGATGACCAACGATAATATCTTCCGGACTCTGTGCAATGGCAGCAAAAAAAGCGGGCAAATCGGCGGCGCTGTGCTGGCCATCGGCGTCGATAGTGATGATGTGCGACATCCCCTGCTCAAGCGCGGCCTGCGCGGCGGTTTGAATCGCGACCCCTTTCCCTTGATTTTCGGCGTGTCGTAGCAACGTGATGGGGAGATCGGTAATCGTTTCCGCACCGCCGTCGGTGCTGCCGTCATCCACCACCATGACATGCGGGTGATACGTCAAAACTTCGGTGACGACGGAGCGGATGGTGTCGCCGTGGTTATAGAGCGGCACCACCACAAGCGTGGTCTTGGCCGTGGATGATGCGGATGATGTGTCTGACATCTCACTCTTCCATTTCTGCCAGCCGCCGGTTACTCCGGGCAAACTGGGCAAAATCCTTGAAATTCAGCAGAAAACGACGCCAACTATCAGGGGAGCGCCAGAGCATCGTCACATAATCCAAAAGGACGCTTGGGCGAGTATAATGCCGTTTATAGTATTCGGTAAACAGCGCTTCCAGCTCCTCTTTTTCCATCCCGTGGGGGATAAAAAGAAAGTGCATGCAGTCCATTTTTGCCCAATCCTCGTGAAAGATTCCCTGATTCTGTATATCTTGATAGATCGGCGACCCCGGAAACGGCGTGAATTTGGAAAGGTTAAAATCGTCGATGGGAAGCGAGCGGACATAGTCCATGCTGCGCTGGATGCTGGCACGGCTTTCGCCCGGAAGTCCCATCATCAATAGCCCTTTCACACGGATTCCCGCCCCTTTCATGTGACGGATTTTCGTTGCCAGCATGTCAAGATCGGCGTTCTGGCGATGCCTTGCGAGAAGTTCGGGATCGCCGGTTTCGATACCAAGGCTCACCATCCAGCATCCCGCCGCTTTCATCAATTTCAGCAGCGGTGGATCAACATGCTCCGCACGGACGGCGCAGTTAAAGGTCATTCCAAGCGGTTTTTGCAGCAGCAGCTGGCAGAATTCTTCGACTCGCTGACGGTGAAAAGTGAACTGGTCATCATAAAAGTTGATATGGCGAATGC
This Chrysiogenes arsenatis DSM 11915 DNA region includes the following protein-coding sequences:
- a CDS encoding DUF2062 domain-containing protein, whose product is MSDTSSASSTAKTTLVVVPLYNHGDTIRSVVTEVLTYHPHVMVVDDGSTDGGAETITDLPITLLRHAENQGKGVAIQTAAQAALEQGMSHIITIDADGQHSAADLPAFFAAIAQSPEDIIVGHRDFDSPNVPESSKFGRSFSNFWLRLQTGKALTDTQSGFRAYPLILFEHLRFQQSRYAFEIEVLVKSAWAGIRLRSIPIAVYYPPAQERVSHFDKFWDNARLTVLNTGLTMRSVLPWPHRKITYCQKRQQKVSVLRPLQSIRQLLTENHSPRELAIAGGMGIVLGTLPLIAMHTIAILMISNYLRLNKVIAVSTSQLCMPPLVPAICIEIGYYLRHGHFLTEFTIETLGYQAHYRLWEWFIGSLIFAPVFAVIIGGSIYLSAHMIQQGIAHGRQK